From the genome of Lentisphaera araneosa HTCC2155:
AAACGCTTCATAAGTGAATTTTTCTAAAAGCTCGTTTACATTCTCATCATTCCAAACCATGCTGGAAGGTTTTTCAGGCGTCGGCTCCTCGGGACAAAGCAATTGATCAAAAAAACTTCTTTCAGCGGGATAATACGGCCCTTCACATTTAAATGAATCAATCCAAATAAGACCTTCTTTCTTAGCATCCACCCCCTCGTAGCGTTCGATAAAACTCAAGTAATGACTCAGCCATGCGCCTGAGCGATCTTCCGCTACATAGCCACCGATGCGATCTCTTAGAGTTTTTGGAGTGATTTCTATCGTACTTTCTGTGGGTTGATCTTCTGTACCATTAACGCGAATGACTCCCAAAAGGTTTTCGCTCCTACCTTCTTGTAGCCTCACATATCGCCGAAAAGCTGCGACTTGACCATAAACACCTGATTTAACGCTAATTTTATACTTAGCTCGAGGATCAATCTTGAAGCCATAGCTCAAATGACGGATTGGTTGCGCTAGATAGACACCAGTTTTGTATTTAGGCAGGCTAACATAGGCCTCCCTATCCCTAGATAAGCGGTAAACTTTACCTGATCCTTTGGGTTTGTGCGCATGTAAATCTAAAAACTTTTGCACGTGACCATTTGTGCGTTCTTCTGGTTGATTTTCTACTACTGCAAAAGCTTCTTTTTTACCCGCTAATTTAAAACTTGTTTTAAGAACCTCTCGCGCTAAATCGTAATAATGATCTATGTGCTTTGAGTTAAAATCTTGACGAACTCCAACGGTATCAAAATTTTGAACGCCTTCATCAACTGGAATTTGCTTTGCTTCCGGCTCAAGACCGAAGATATCTCTTATCGTCGCTGCATACTCACGTCGCGTTAGGCGACGCATGGTCACTTTGCCACCCCTAGAAGTCAAGTTCTTCCCTGCCGTAAACAAGCCTTCAGTCAACTCCTTGATAACCACTTCTAGCTCTTCTTTTTCGGGCTGAGGTTCTTCCTCCGGAGGCATATCACCGGTATTGAGCACATCTAAAATATCTTGATAATCAAAGGCTTCGAAACTATCAGAAACCACATAGTCAAGGTGATCAAAACGGGTACTTCCCTTTTGCTTCTTTTCTCCGTGACATGAGATACAATGCTTCTCAAGAAAGGGCTGTAAAGCCGATTTATTTAAAGCCGTTTCATGTACTCCAGGGCCGCTCTTCAATGCTTTTTGGCTTGATATTCTTTTATGTTTATTAGTCCCCTGCGACGAAGCAGTGTTCATCTTCTCGACATCTTTATTACAAGCCGCAAAGAGGAAAGATACTGCAGACGCTACTGTCAATATATTTATTAGTCGTAATTTCATCTATAACCTTTTTCTGTGACGCGCAAAAGCCTCAAAGCTTTAACTCGTCATAATCTGTTTGTTTATAAATATAAGTCGCCTTTTCCCCTGACCTTAACACAAAGAATAAACAAAAAGAGAAAATTGGGGAATTGTAGAGAAGAGCCTTAATTATCATCGAACTTTGAGCACTTTATTATAAATAAGCTCCTCATGAATTTTTCATTTCAGTGTTTAGATTGACTTCGCAGACAGCTTCTAGTATTGAGAATATAACATAAGCAAAGGATATACATGAACCATAGAACATTGCTCATAAACCTGATATTGGCGATCAATTTTTCCATCTATCCTCAATCCCCCACAAAACTACCTGCTTCTACTAATATCTTAATTATTCTTACTGATAACCAGGCCTACAATGAATTGAGTTTTAAGGGCCACCCAATAGTCCAAACCCCACATATAGATAAGTTGAGTAAGGAAGGTATCGATTTCACCAATTTTCATGCCCCTGCCTACTGCTCTCCTAGTCGAGCCGCGTTACTAACGGGTCGCCATCCACTGCGCTATGGTATTCACAACACCATTGGAGGAGTCTCCATCTTACATAAGCGAGAAAAGACTCTTGCTAATTTTTTCAAAGATGCCGGCTACAAAACTGCGATTTTTGGAAAATGGCATTTAGGTATGTCTTATCCATATGCTCCACGATTCCGAGGCTTTGAGGAGTCCTTTATCCATGGCGGAGGTGGTATCGGCCAGCTTGAAGATGCACATGGCAATACACATATCGATGCCCACTATTGGCACAATGGCAAACTCGTTCCAAGCAAAGGCTATTCATCAGACATCCTCTTTGATAAGGCTATTGATTTCATCGAAAAAAACAAAGATAAACCATTCTTTTGTTTTGTGTCAACACCTGCTACTCATGCTCCTTACCAAGAACATCCCGAGGCTGCCAAACGCATAAGAGCTAGGGGAATAACTACAGGTAACATAGCTCTTTATTCCATGATAGAAAATATCGATGATTGTGTCGGGAAAATATTAAAAAAGCTCGATGACCTAAAGTTAAAAGATAACACAATTGTGATTATTGCTACTGACCAAGGCTCCTTAAAGCGCTTTAGAGACACCCAGCCAAAAGATCTACATTCTCGAGTGTTTTATATGATGCGCTATCCGAAGGCCATCAAACCATCCACAGTCAACAATGATTTGACGGGAATGACTGATGTCCTGCCTACTCTACTCGACTTATGCGACATTGAAGTTCCAAATAACTTGGACGGTCGTAGTTTACGCCCCCTACTCTCAGGCTCCAAAAATTGGCAAGATGAACGTATCATCATTTTACAATGCCCAAGAAATCGTAAACGTACAAAATGGAAAAACGCCAAACTAATCACTCCTAATTATTATCTTGATGCATCCAAGCGATTATATGACCGAAGCAAGCAATTGGCAGATGTCACTCAGCAAATACCTGAGATACACCAACAAATCCTCAAAACATATGAGGATTTTTGGAAAAGCCTAGAATCAGAGAATCAATTAATTTGTCGCCATGAAATTGGTCTCAATCCAACACGCCTCTGCGCCATGGATTGGTATAAGGGGAGCTCACCATGGAATCGTAATAGTCAAAAACACAAGAAAGGCAGAGGTACTTGGGCTATTGAGGTCACCCAAGATGGACGCTACCGCTTTGAATTAAGTCACTACTCCCTCGAGGCAAAGAAAGCTATCGAAGCCACTAGTGTCGAAATAAATATTGGAGACAGCAAGGCTAGTACTAAACTTCTGAGTAATGATTATTCCGCTATCGTGGAACTAGATTTAAAAGCTGGAACTTATGATATGAATACACTATTCCATGATCAGAGTGGGACTAAATGGGGTTGTTTATTTGCCTACATTACTTTGATTAAATAAAAATCGTGGACCGCTGAGCTCCTGCTCGGCTAAGTCTTTGGACCGCTGAGCTCCTGCTCGGCTAAGTCTTTTCATATATCCCCACTTATTTATCTGCAATATGCCAAGCTGGTGCTTGGCGTACCCAGAAAAAATATCTTGCAGGGCCTCGGCCCGATCTTGCAGGGCCTCAGCCCGATCTAATCACTTTCTTTCATCATTTTTTTAATCTCCTGTTAAGATTGCCCCTCAAAACCTTCTTCTAAGTACAATTAAAAACTTAACGAGGACAGAAAATGAAATACCTACTTCTACTTTTAATATGTATTTCAGTCGGTGCTGAAGAACTGCTTGTTACGCCTAAACCTGACAAAGGAGTGTTCATTGATGAAAAGTTTTCACCTCCAAAGAAAAACTCCCGAATTCGACCCTCAAAAAACATGAATTGGGAAATCCTCAAGGGTGAATATGTGGGATCTCCAAAAGACACCACACTAACGAAGCTTCAAAGCCTCATGTACTTCTGGACTCCCAATCCACACAATGGCTTTGTGATGAAATTTCATTTTAAATTTCAGAAAAATAACGCTAACGCAGAATTTCATCTTGGACGTCATTACGCTAAACTTCGAATAAAAGGGAATCAGCTGGAGTTTTGCCGAGAAGAGCAGATAAATGGAAAAACCGAACGCATCACCCAGGATTTAGGCATTAAAATTTCACCAAATAGATGGAATCAATTTCACATAGAGACTTATAAAAATCGTTACGCCATCAAAATCAATGATCACAAAACGATCTTTACGGAGTCTATAAGTAACTCCCCCGAGATATATGGCGGACTGCGAATCATTGGAACAGGTACAGAAAAGTTCTATTTAGACAACATTGTTCAAAAAGCAATTATGGGACCCACCACCAATCTTGAAGATAAAATTGCCAACTACACCAGAGTGGGACCTAAACGGTCAGAAAATAATACTAGTACTTTAGCACACTCGGCCCCAGTTCAACCAAAAGGCGAGGACAAAAAAGAAGAAATCAAAACACCAACTCCCTCTGTAAGCCCGACTTCAAAGCCCATTAAAGTAAACAAGACCGACAAACTTATTCACATCTAAATCAATTTTTTAAAATAAACTCGGAATCACACCCATGAACTACTTAATCAAAGTAGCCCTCGCGCTATTTTTATTGGCACCTTCTTTTGCGCTCTTCGCAAAAGAAACAAAAAACATCCTCTTTATTGCGGGCAATACCAAGCATCGCCATGGCTTTCACGAATTTAAAGCGGGATCCATGCTTCTCGCCGATGCCCTCAATAAAAGTCAACTTGGTATTACCGCTCGAGTTCATTACTATGGCTGGCCTGAAGATGAGAGCATCTTTGATGAAGCTGACGCGCTTATTATCTATGCCGATAAAGGTGGTGAGCTTGCAGAAAAACATGACTTCCTCGATAAGAAAATCAAAGAGGGCATGGGCATCATGTTCATGCATTACGGCGTACACCCCACCAAAGAAGCTGGTGAGAAATATTTCAAAAAATGGATCGGTGGCTACTTCGATGACGAATTCTCCACTAACCCTTCTTGGATTGCCGACATCTCACCTAAAAAAGGCCATGCAGTGGCACGTGGTGTCGAACTTCCCCTAAAAGTCTATGACGAACTCTATTTCAATATGAATTTCAAAGAGGGTTGTAGCGATTGCTACCCTCTAGCTACGGCTACCCCCACAGCAGAAAACATGATCCGTTATGGTTCAAATAAATTCTGGAGCCAAAGTGCTGCCGATCAACTCGATAAGCCACAGGCACTCATTTGGTGTCACGATAGTAAAAATGCCGGACGTGGCGCAGGTTTTGTGGGTGGTCACTACCACAATAACTGGGCCGTAGATAACTACCGTAAACTCGTGCTCAATACAATTGCTTGGGTGGCCGGAGTTGATATTCCTAAGGAGGGAATAAAGTCCGCTAAAGTTACCAAGACCATGCTCAATCAAAACCTCAACCGCCCAGATTTCCCC
Proteins encoded in this window:
- a CDS encoding DUF1588 domain-containing protein, whose amino-acid sequence is MKLRLINILTVASAVSFLFAACNKDVEKMNTASSQGTNKHKRISSQKALKSGPGVHETALNKSALQPFLEKHCISCHGEKKQKGSTRFDHLDYVVSDSFEAFDYQDILDVLNTGDMPPEEEPQPEKEELEVVIKELTEGLFTAGKNLTSRGGKVTMRRLTRREYAATIRDIFGLEPEAKQIPVDEGVQNFDTVGVRQDFNSKHIDHYYDLAREVLKTSFKLAGKKEAFAVVENQPEERTNGHVQKFLDLHAHKPKGSGKVYRLSRDREAYVSLPKYKTGVYLAQPIRHLSYGFKIDPRAKYKISVKSGVYGQVAAFRRYVRLQEGRSENLLGVIRVNGTEDQPTESTIEITPKTLRDRIGGYVAEDRSGAWLSHYLSFIERYEGVDAKKEGLIWIDSFKCEGPYYPAERSFFDQLLCPEEPTPEKPSSMVWNDENVNELLEKFTYEAFRHKEPSEDFLLGLNEFHKNQRALGLSFEEALIDTLAVVLSSPSFLFLNEDNQKEISNKDKAIRMSYFLTSSPPDKQLYSKFHQGSVSELAQRAEVDRLLAKTDYRDFSEGFASQWADFTRFDNITVNSKKYPTFNMGLRYSMKQEVINYFQEMLRRNSPIATLIKSDFITINAQLATLYGIPNMTSNEFISVPLPKNSPRGGFLSQGVFLLSGSNGERSSPTIRGMMLLNRFMNKEVPPPPPNVPELGAESDEVLTTRKLVELHQSQVQCASCHRDMDNMGLAIENFDVIGRWRETERVSRDEIPIKVAGSFADGKTFESYSEFTKHLVGYEEKLARNMIESLLVYSLGRDIEFTDMSHIDEIISKTKEQNFRIKDMIYAVIESPLFIKN
- a CDS encoding sulfatase-like hydrolase/transferase, with the translated sequence MNHRTLLINLILAINFSIYPQSPTKLPASTNILIILTDNQAYNELSFKGHPIVQTPHIDKLSKEGIDFTNFHAPAYCSPSRAALLTGRHPLRYGIHNTIGGVSILHKREKTLANFFKDAGYKTAIFGKWHLGMSYPYAPRFRGFEESFIHGGGGIGQLEDAHGNTHIDAHYWHNGKLVPSKGYSSDILFDKAIDFIEKNKDKPFFCFVSTPATHAPYQEHPEAAKRIRARGITTGNIALYSMIENIDDCVGKILKKLDDLKLKDNTIVIIATDQGSLKRFRDTQPKDLHSRVFYMMRYPKAIKPSTVNNDLTGMTDVLPTLLDLCDIEVPNNLDGRSLRPLLSGSKNWQDERIIILQCPRNRKRTKWKNAKLITPNYYLDASKRLYDRSKQLADVTQQIPEIHQQILKTYEDFWKSLESENQLICRHEIGLNPTRLCAMDWYKGSSPWNRNSQKHKKGRGTWAIEVTQDGRYRFELSHYSLEAKKAIEATSVEINIGDSKASTKLLSNDYSAIVELDLKAGTYDMNTLFHDQSGTKWGCLFAYITLIK